TCGACGGGTTCCTCGCCGCCCTGCCCGGCATCCTCGATGGGGTCGCACATGCCTAGACACTTCCTGCGCGACGACGACCTGTCGCCCGACGAGCAGGCCGACGTGCTCGCGCTGGCCGCCGAACTGAAGAAGGACCCTTTCAGCCGTCGTCCCCTCGAGGGCCCGCGCGGCGTCGCGGTCCTCTTCGACAAGAACTCCACCCGCACCCGGTTCTCGTTCGAGCTGGGCATCGCGCAGCTGGGCGGGCACGCCGTCGTCGTCGACGCCCGCAGCACCCAGCTGGGCCGCGACGAGACCCTGCAGGACACCGCGCACGTGCTGTCCCGCTACGTCGACGCCATCGTCTGGCGGACCTTCGGGCAAGACCGGCTCGACGCGATGGCCTCGACCGCGACGGTGCCGGTGGTCAACGCGCTCTCCGACGAGTTCCACCCCTGCCAGGTGCTCGCCGACCTGCAGACCGTCGCCGAACGCAAGGGGTCACTAAAAGGGTTGCGGCTGGCCTACTTCGGCGACGGCGCCAACAACATGGCCCACTCGCTGCTGCTCGGCGGGGCCACCGCCGGCATCCACGTCACCGTCGCCGCCCCCGACGGCTTCGCGCCCGACCCGGCGGTGGTGGCCGCGGCCCGGCGGCGCGCCGAGGCCACCGGCGCCTCGGTCACCGTGACCGCCGACGCCGACGCGGCCGCGAAGGGCTCCGACGTCGTCGTCACCGACACCTGGACGTCGATGGGACAGGAAGACGACGGCCTGGACCGCGTCGGCCCGTTTCGCCCATTCCAGGTCAACGAGCGGCTCGTCGCGCTGGCCGACCCGGAAGCCGTTGTGCTGCACTGCCTTCCGGCCCACCGCGGGGACGAGATCACCGACGAGGTGATGGACGGGCCGGCCAGCGCGGTCTGGGACGAGGCCGAAAACCGGCTGCACGCCCAAAAGGCGCTGCTGGTGTGGCTGCTGGAGCGATCCCGATGACCCGCAGCAAGGCCACCCCCGAGACCACCCGGGCCGGCCGGCAGGCCCGCATCGTGGCGATCCTGTCATCGGCGGAGGTGCGCAGCCAAAC
The nucleotide sequence above comes from Mycobacterium malmoense. Encoded proteins:
- the argF gene encoding ornithine carbamoyltransferase, with the translated sequence MPRHFLRDDDLSPDEQADVLALAAELKKDPFSRRPLEGPRGVAVLFDKNSTRTRFSFELGIAQLGGHAVVVDARSTQLGRDETLQDTAHVLSRYVDAIVWRTFGQDRLDAMASTATVPVVNALSDEFHPCQVLADLQTVAERKGSLKGLRLAYFGDGANNMAHSLLLGGATAGIHVTVAAPDGFAPDPAVVAAARRRAEATGASVTVTADADAAAKGSDVVVTDTWTSMGQEDDGLDRVGPFRPFQVNERLVALADPEAVVLHCLPAHRGDEITDEVMDGPASAVWDEAENRLHAQKALLVWLLERSR